atagtccttgggtccagtttcttctcttgtggattataaattctcacttcaGACGAGCATCCCCAAACGCGCATATGTCGCAAACTCGGTTTCCAACATTTCAATAACTCAAATGGCGTCTTTGGGACAGCCTTGGTTGGAACTCGGTTTAATATATACACAACTGTCTTAAGTGCTTCAGTCCATAAGAATTTAGGAAGTTTTGAGCTGCTAAGCATACTCCTCACCATGTCCAATAAAGTTCggtttcttctttctgctacaccattttggtctggagaaccaggcatggtgtattgggcaacaatcccatgctcttgaagaaacttcgcaAATGGTCCAGGTGATTGTCCATCTTCcaagtatctaccataatattctccacctctatctgatctcacaatcttaatttgtttaccataTTGTTTCTATACTTCTGCCTTGAAGACTTTAAAGGCATCtaaagcttcatttttattatgaagtatgtagagatacatgtatcgtgagaaatcatctatgaaagagatgaagtatttctgaccatgagagtccatgtcaagactacatatatcagtatgtatgatctctagTATGGTGGAACTCCTAGTAGCACCTCTCTTTGACTTATTGGTCTGCTTACccttaatgcagtccacacaagtctcaaagtcagtaaaatctagagtactaagtaccccatcattcaccaatcttttgattctatctatggagatatgacctaatctcCGGTGCCACAATGTAGAGGAATCCTCTTTTACAACACATCTCTTAATGCCAGTTTGGACATGCAATGAATTATGAGCAgtatcattttgtaagaatatacaataaagaccatcagacaagataccattcccaacacattcagatttataaatcaaactgaaagatgtttctgaaaaatgaaaggaatatccaaacggtacaagtctagaaactgaaatcaagtttcgtgagaaacttggtacataaaaagtcttttgcaattctaaaacaaaaccgctatttaaagttaaataacatgtccctattgcttccacatgtgagcccatcttgtttctggataagatgaattgctcacttgtcactggcttccttaggttttgcataccctgcaaggaatttgaaatgtggattgtagatccagaatcaatccaccatgtgttggtgtttacattaaccatattagattcaaagcaaacaaatgaggtagggttacctttcttctcaagccaattctgaaatttcagacatttcttcttcacgtgtcctttctttttacagaaaaaacacttttcgtcTTTCTTAATGTCAGATTTAGGAGGAATTTGTTGCTTTCCTTTCTGACTAgcttgagattttcctttctttcctttcctttgcgTCACCAGCATGGCACTTTCTCCCTGTTCCATCAATAACCTTCCttcctcttgaacacacatggtcatcaattcattgatagaccacttatccttatgtgtgttgtaagagattttgaaaggtccATACTGAGGTGGAAGAGTGTTAAGGATAAAGTGCACCAAGAAAGATTCAGACATTTCTACCTCGAGTTTCTTCAATTGAGCCACAATGTCCCTCATCTCCATGATATGTTCACGCACACCTCTTATACCGGTGAGCTTCAGGGAtgtgaacttcataattagggTGCTTGCCAAGGCTTTATCTGAAGTGACGAATTGCT
This region of Vitis vinifera cultivar Pinot Noir 40024 chromosome 5, ASM3070453v1 genomic DNA includes:
- the LOC132253720 gene encoding uncharacterized protein LOC132253720, with amino-acid sequence MDIDYAIRKDEPHKITDTSTPEQILLYERWEKSNRLSVMYIKTKISAGICGSIEQHENVRELLKAIDEQFVTSDKALASTLIMKFTSLKLTGIRGVREHIMEMRDIVAQLKKLEVEMSESFLVHFILNTLPPQYGPFKISYNTHKDKWSINELMTMCVQEEGRLLMEQGESAMLVTQRKGKKGKSQASQKGKQQIPPKSDIKKDEKCFFCKKKGHVKKKCLKFQNWLEKKGYAKPKEASDK